The Borreliella afzelii genome includes the window TATTATTCCATTTAAATAATGTGTCCAAGGAAATTAATGCTTGCTCGGATTTCAAGCAAAGAGAAATTATCTTATCTTTATATAGTTGTTGAATATGGTCATGTAGCTTTTCTATATTGTTTTGTAGCTCTAAGGTAGCGTTTGAACTTTTAATCAATGTTTCTATTGTATTTAGCCATTCTTTTTTTATTTCGATTAAATCAACAATTACAGCATAAATTTCTTCTAAAGTATTTTTATTTAAAGCATTTTCTTTTAGCGTATTCATGTTAATTGCTAAATCTTCAAGCGCAACTTCAAATCTTTGTTGAATTCGTATGCCCCCAGATATATTTTTTATTGTGTCGTGGGCTTTCGGGTCCTTGTAAAGCTTGTTTATAATCTCTGCTAAATTAAAAATGTCAGTAGTGTTGTAGCTTAGGGATGAATAAAATTGTCTTCTCATTTTTTGAGATTCAAATAGGCTTGAGTTCATTTTTTCTTTGAGTTTTGCTCCAGTTTGAGAATCTGTTTTGTAAACATTGATTAGTTCAAACATGCTATTTTTTAGTCCAAATTGGCTAGATATTTCTGTTTGAAGCTTGTCTCTTTTTATTATTGCCGTTTCTCTTTCTAATATTTCAAAGAGCTTGTCAGTTAGATTTGTTTTGTCTTTATTGGGAATTTTTAAGTCTTTTGTTGATCTTTGATGTTCTTGTTTTTTTGCATCTTTTTGAAGATTTAATTCATCAAATTTAGTTTCTGTGAAACTTGCTACTTTGTTTTGAATATCTTCGTAGTTTAACTTACAAGAGAACAATATTAGTATCCCTAATGTTATAAATATTGATAATTTTGTATTATTCAAAATTTACTCCTTTAAAAAAATTAAGTAATTTTAATTATTTAAAATTAATACTTAATGATTTAAATTTAGTTCAAATTTGCAATTGAACAATAAAATAAAAGAAGAGATTGACTCTCTTCTTTTATTAAATAGTTGTAAAATAGTTTATTTTCGTTTTTTAAATAATCTATTTAAATTCTGTTATACTAATGTATAATTCAAGAACAGCCTCGCGAGAACTTTCCATTCTATCTAAATATC containing:
- a CDS encoding complement regulator-acquiring protein, producing MNNTKLSIFITLGILILFSCKLNYEDIQNKVASFTETKFDELNLQKDAKKQEHQRSTKDLKIPNKDKTNLTDKLFEILERETAIIKRDKLQTEISSQFGLKNSMFELINVYKTDSQTGAKLKEKMNSSLFESQKMRRQFYSSLSYNTTDIFNLAEIINKLYKDPKAHDTIKNISGGIRIQQRFEVALEDLAINMNTLKENALNKNTLEEIYAVIVDLIEIKKEWLNTIETLIKSSNATLELQNNIEKLHDHIQQLYKDKIISLCLKSEQALISLDTLFKWNNN